Proteins encoded within one genomic window of Rubripirellula tenax:
- a CDS encoding nucleotide exchange factor GrpE — translation MTNENNDEKIDDEFEATDAAFEASDEEGGQSATVQFTETRDDEMDRLRQAADSADKRVLMAQAEAENFRKRMRRDFEDQLKFAAVPLVSDMLQVRDNLHRAMESAGDDEAVAGLKGGIAIVAKQLDDTLAKHSIREIPALGELFDPNYHEAISQMPSDQPAGMVAHVAATGFQMHDRVIRPSQVIVSTGNGDTEG, via the coding sequence ATGACTAACGAAAACAACGACGAAAAAATCGACGACGAATTCGAAGCAACTGATGCCGCTTTCGAAGCCTCTGATGAAGAAGGCGGCCAGTCGGCAACCGTTCAATTCACCGAAACTCGCGACGACGAGATGGACCGGTTGCGGCAAGCCGCCGATTCGGCCGACAAGCGAGTGCTGATGGCTCAGGCCGAAGCCGAGAACTTTCGCAAACGGATGCGTCGCGATTTCGAAGACCAGTTGAAATTCGCGGCCGTGCCGTTGGTCAGCGACATGCTGCAAGTTCGCGACAACTTGCACCGCGCGATGGAATCAGCCGGCGACGACGAAGCCGTTGCCGGACTGAAGGGCGGCATCGCGATTGTTGCGAAACAGTTGGACGACACGCTGGCGAAGCACTCGATCCGCGAAATTCCTGCGTTGGGTGAATTGTTCGATCCGAACTATCACGAAGCGATCTCGCAAATGCCCTCGGATCAACCGGCGGGCATGGTCGCGCACGTCGCGGCAACCGGCTTCCAAATGCACGATCGCGTCATCCGCCCCAGCCAAGTCATCGTCAGCACGGGCAACGGTGACACGGAAGGCTAA